One genomic window of Oryctolagus cuniculus chromosome 11, mOryCun1.1, whole genome shotgun sequence includes the following:
- the C11H20orf173 gene encoding LOW QUALITY PROTEIN: uncharacterized protein C20orf173 homolog (The sequence of the model RefSeq protein was modified relative to this genomic sequence to represent the inferred CDS: deleted 2 bases in 1 codon), protein MKRWQLFVLWVFWVLILWVMAPYLDLSPESTLQKKQMDLVPWRCNCSWSKFGVKCGCPPGTFNCSSCCHTVGEWNWFDGCYKKTMGYLIRTKEHMISEPVVW, encoded by the exons ATGAAGCGCTGGCAGCTTTTTGTCCTCTGGGTCTTTTGGGTGCTTATCTTGTGGGTGATGGCCCCTTACCTGGATCTATCACCTGAATCAACACTCCAGAAAAAACAAATGGACTTGGTACCCTGGCGTTGCAACTGCTCTTGGTccaaatttgga gtgaagtgCGGCTGCCCTCCCGGGACCTTCAACTGCTCCTCCTGCTGCCACACAGTTGGAGAATGGAACTGGTTTGATGGCTGCTACAAGAAGACTATGGGGTACCTGATAAGGACAAAAGAGCATATGATCTCTGAACCTGTGGTCTGGTAG